From Methylocystis sp. ATCC 49242, one genomic window encodes:
- a CDS encoding site-specific integrase, translated as MSVRKRTRRTRKGEEYEIWLADYTDAGGVRRQKSFKRKGDAVRWHESARVDVRAGVHVADSATITVREAARLWISSCEGRQLERTTVEAYEQHIQLHILPAMGTTRLSAITPPMVRAFEDAMRAGSAPFDKPRSPAMIKRIVRSLGSMLSDAQERGLLAKNVVRDVRARRHAGIERQAEARQRGKIKVGVDVPTRDEIRAILTAAKGRWRPLLMTAIFAGLRSSELRGLHWGDVDLSRGEIHVRQRADRYKSIGAPKTVAGERVVPIPRALVNVLREWKVACPPGDLVFPTGKGTIELHQNIVNRGLKPVCVAAGVVTKEGRAKYTGLHSLRHFCASWMINRKEDGGLALPAKIVQERLGHSNISVTLDTYGHLFPQHDHADELAAAADLILGKGE; from the coding sequence ATGAGCGTCCGCAAGCGCACTCGTCGCACCCGCAAGGGCGAGGAATATGAAATCTGGCTCGCCGATTATACCGACGCCGGTGGGGTGCGGCGGCAGAAGAGTTTCAAGCGGAAGGGCGACGCCGTCAGATGGCATGAGAGCGCCCGAGTCGACGTTAGGGCAGGGGTCCACGTCGCCGACAGCGCGACGATAACCGTGCGTGAGGCAGCGCGCTTGTGGATCTCGAGCTGTGAAGGGCGACAGCTCGAGCGAACGACCGTTGAGGCTTACGAGCAACACATTCAGTTGCATATTCTCCCTGCGATGGGCACGACGAGGCTTTCGGCAATAACGCCGCCGATGGTCCGCGCGTTCGAAGACGCGATGCGAGCCGGCTCGGCCCCGTTCGACAAGCCCCGCTCGCCGGCGATGATAAAGAGGATCGTGCGCAGCCTTGGATCGATGCTCTCCGACGCCCAGGAAAGGGGCCTGCTCGCGAAAAACGTCGTCCGCGACGTTCGCGCGCGTCGCCACGCCGGCATCGAGCGGCAGGCGGAGGCGCGCCAGCGCGGCAAGATCAAGGTTGGGGTGGACGTTCCCACGCGGGATGAGATCCGGGCCATTCTGACGGCCGCGAAAGGACGCTGGCGGCCATTGCTGATGACGGCGATTTTCGCCGGCCTGCGCAGCTCCGAGTTGCGTGGCCTCCATTGGGGTGACGTCGACCTATCGCGCGGGGAAATCCACGTCAGACAGCGCGCAGACCGTTACAAGTCGATCGGTGCGCCCAAGACGGTCGCCGGCGAGCGGGTTGTCCCAATCCCGCGTGCCCTGGTGAATGTCCTGCGCGAATGGAAGGTCGCCTGCCCGCCGGGCGACCTCGTCTTTCCTACGGGGAAGGGGACGATCGAGCTGCATCAGAACATTGTGAACCGTGGGCTAAAGCCCGTTTGTGTCGCCGCCGGTGTCGTCACGAAGGAGGGCAGGGCGAAATATACCGGGCTGCATAGCCTCCGGCATTTCTGCGCCTCTTGGATGATCAATCGAAAGGAAGACGGCGGCCTCGCGCTCCCGGCGAAGATCGTTCAAGAGCGGCTCGGCCATTCGAACATCAGCGTCACGCTGGATACATATGGCCATCTTTTCCCGCAGCATGATCACGCGGACGAACTGGCGGCAGCTGCGGATTTGATCTTAGGAAAGGGCGAGTAG
- a CDS encoding helix-turn-helix domain-containing protein — MNQSPNSIADDLLEGADEISIFLFGEHDDKRRVYHLIARGHLPSFRIGKKIFARKSALLKHLSDLEANGTKGGKAA, encoded by the coding sequence ATGAACCAGAGCCCTAATTCGATCGCCGACGACCTCCTCGAGGGCGCTGACGAGATTTCCATTTTTCTCTTCGGAGAACACGACGACAAGCGCCGCGTCTATCATCTGATCGCCCGCGGCCATCTGCCTAGCTTCAGGATCGGCAAAAAGATTTTCGCGAGAAAATCAGCGCTGCTCAAGCATCTCTCTGATCTCGAGGCGAATGGCACGAAAGGCGGCAAGGCCGCGTAA
- a CDS encoding toprim domain-containing protein → MSICDGDYGRLLVHCFAGCEPVEVLDSLRRRGLLDDRPASRNEPKPRRPAPEPLHEPDERALALWREAVPIEGTPAERYLIARGIRYAPPSLRYLAAAEYMRGRVYLPAMMAAVQAPDRRLVACQLTFLDPRGDRKAQVATPRRTYGALGAGAVRLDHVDEVLGLSEGVETALSAMALYGVPTWACLGASRMSRVAIPKNLRHLIVFADADEPGRAAAARVREAHPDIRVSVRFPDAPHGDFNDVLRAANSAEVAA, encoded by the coding sequence TTGTCCATTTGCGACGGCGACTACGGACGCCTGCTCGTCCATTGCTTCGCCGGATGTGAGCCCGTCGAAGTGCTTGACTCTCTGCGCCGGCGCGGCCTGCTCGATGACCGACCGGCGAGCCGCAATGAGCCGAAGCCGCGGCGCCCGGCGCCGGAACCGCTGCATGAGCCGGATGAACGCGCGCTGGCGCTGTGGCGCGAGGCTGTGCCGATCGAAGGGACGCCGGCAGAGCGCTATCTGATAGCGCGCGGCATCCGTTACGCGCCGCCGTCGCTGCGCTACCTGGCCGCTGCGGAATACATGCGGGGACGGGTTTATTTGCCGGCGATGATGGCCGCCGTGCAGGCGCCCGACCGTCGCCTTGTCGCGTGTCAGCTGACGTTTTTGGACCCGCGCGGCGATCGAAAGGCGCAGGTCGCGACGCCTCGCCGCACGTATGGCGCGCTCGGCGCTGGCGCCGTGAGGCTCGATCACGTCGACGAAGTGCTCGGGCTCTCCGAGGGCGTCGAGACGGCTTTGAGCGCGATGGCGCTCTATGGCGTGCCGACCTGGGCTTGCCTCGGAGCCTCGCGAATGAGTCGCGTCGCCATCCCGAAGAATCTGCGTCATCTGATTGTCTTCGCGGACGCCGACGAGCCAGGCCGCGCCGCTGCTGCGCGAGTCCGCGAGGCGCATCCCGACATTCGCGTATCCGTTCGTTTCCCAGACGCCCCGCACGGCGATTTTAACGACGTACTGCGCGCCGCCAACAGCGCGGAGGTGGCGGCATGA
- a CDS encoding primase-helicase family protein codes for MADETVTIGGVLKRVTTFDDLNTRYALLQQAGSPSVYVSREDFLPIQDGDLKRRLASEVVVVGEKDGKPIYTSAFKFWTEHARRHVYRRAAFTSKAIPDDTINLFRGFGVVPKPGNCDRIISHIREVICSGNETDADAMLKLLAWQIQNIGEPSRIIVILKSEQQQVGKGVLLDGVMTKIYGQSGFSAAQTDQILGRFNSKIRGCAFVFLDEVLFSGDRKAADGIKSLSTATGTGIEEKGLPIVQCPVALNFWLASNHENAAFIEEHDARYWALEVSPHRVGDVAYFSTLMEEINSGGREAFAHYLLNLDVSGFVPFRDVPKNNAVKDKMIRLSINPYDARKWLEECCHTGRLIGAMHPDENRWIEWVEGESFSFATLRDAYTEWQKSVRSPVAPKPTPIGNLGEVFGKAGLERSRTKSDRRYALPCVESCLASIWARDRVQSVKH; via the coding sequence GTGGCGGACGAAACCGTAACGATTGGCGGCGTCCTCAAGCGGGTAACGACGTTCGACGATCTCAACACGCGGTATGCGCTACTCCAGCAGGCGGGATCACCAAGCGTCTATGTCTCCCGCGAAGATTTCCTTCCGATTCAGGACGGCGATTTGAAGCGCCGCCTTGCCAGCGAAGTCGTCGTTGTAGGCGAAAAGGACGGCAAGCCTATTTATACGTCGGCGTTCAAATTCTGGACGGAGCACGCGCGGCGCCATGTCTACCGGCGCGCGGCGTTCACAAGCAAGGCAATACCAGATGACACGATCAATCTTTTCCGCGGGTTTGGCGTCGTCCCAAAGCCCGGCAACTGCGATCGCATCATCTCTCATATTCGCGAGGTGATCTGCTCGGGCAATGAAACCGACGCCGACGCGATGCTGAAGCTGCTGGCTTGGCAAATCCAGAACATTGGCGAGCCGTCGCGCATCATCGTCATTCTAAAAAGCGAGCAGCAGCAGGTCGGCAAAGGCGTCTTGCTCGACGGGGTAATGACGAAAATTTACGGGCAAAGCGGCTTCAGCGCCGCCCAGACTGATCAGATCCTCGGGCGGTTCAATTCCAAGATTCGCGGCTGCGCCTTCGTCTTTCTCGACGAAGTATTGTTTTCTGGGGATAGGAAAGCCGCAGACGGAATCAAAAGCTTGTCTACGGCGACCGGCACGGGGATTGAGGAAAAGGGCCTGCCGATCGTTCAATGCCCGGTCGCCCTAAATTTCTGGCTGGCGTCTAATCACGAGAACGCCGCCTTCATCGAGGAGCACGACGCCCGCTATTGGGCGCTGGAGGTAAGCCCGCATCGCGTCGGCGATGTCGCCTACTTCTCCACCTTGATGGAGGAGATCAATAGCGGCGGCCGCGAAGCCTTCGCGCATTACCTGCTCAATCTCGACGTGTCCGGCTTCGTTCCCTTCCGCGATGTTCCCAAGAACAACGCCGTAAAGGACAAAATGATCAGACTGTCGATTAACCCCTATGACGCACGCAAGTGGCTGGAGGAATGCTGTCATACGGGGCGCTTGATCGGCGCTATGCACCCCGATGAAAACAGATGGATTGAATGGGTCGAGGGCGAATCCTTTTCGTTCGCGACGCTGAGAGACGCTTACACGGAATGGCAAAAGAGCGTCAGGTCGCCAGTCGCACCGAAGCCGACGCCGATCGGCAATCTTGGCGAAGTATTTGGAAAAGCCGGGCTCGAACGATCACGCACTAAATCAGATCGGCGCTACGCACTGCCCTGTGTCGAGAGCTGCCTCGCGTCCATCTGGGCCCGCGATCGCGTTCAATCGGTCAAGCATTGA
- a CDS encoding helix-turn-helix transcriptional regulator yields MSGGTPWRNARLNGTNISLVWSRIQGKPFMITSPQMSETLTPEHKAEERRTLGFARVREAIFDAVDSLWQQRQLEGVKKKDLAEAIGYHPSQITRALAGPGNWTLETVGALVEAMDGELHVEVRPRESCMENYDIYADLIDGVAHKFCPAILIVNENWPHVDGIYNRATASAKRNLTSNVCIKRESF; encoded by the coding sequence ATGAGTGGAGGAACGCCATGGCGCAATGCGCGGCTGAATGGGACAAATATTTCACTGGTTTGGAGCCGCATTCAGGGGAAACCGTTCATGATTACGTCACCGCAAATGTCAGAGACATTAACGCCAGAGCATAAGGCAGAAGAGCGCCGCACGCTTGGCTTTGCGCGCGTGCGTGAAGCGATTTTTGATGCGGTCGATAGCCTTTGGCAGCAGCGCCAGCTTGAAGGGGTGAAGAAAAAGGACCTTGCCGAGGCTATCGGCTACCATCCTTCCCAGATCACGCGAGCGCTGGCTGGCCCCGGGAATTGGACCCTGGAGACCGTTGGCGCTCTTGTTGAGGCCATGGACGGCGAGCTTCATGTTGAGGTGAGGCCGCGTGAATCCTGCATGGAGAATTACGACATATATGCCGACCTTATAGACGGGGTGGCTCACAAATTCTGCCCAGCTATCCTGATCGTAAACGAAAACTGGCCGCATGTTGACGGCATTTATAATCGAGCTACGGCAAGCGCAAAAAGAAACCTAACTTCAAATGTTTGCATAAAAAGAGAGTCTTTCTGA
- a CDS encoding IS5 family transposase, producing MSPIRKPYPSDVSDEEWSLVAPYLTLMDEGAPQRQHSLRELFNGLRYVLRYGIAWRAMPNDLPPWFAVYQQSQRWLSAGVFEALAQDLRAQLRVASGRAAEPTAAIIDSRTLRSTPESGPRAGYDGAKRKRGSKLHMAVDTLGHLLALHVTPANVDDRAEVGKLIAAVQDVTGESVELVYVDQGYTGEKASEAAKAQGAELCVVKLAEAKKGFVLLPKRWVVERSFAWATRCRRLVKDYERYAQTLAGLHVVAFACLMLKRAADFMIQGA from the coding sequence ATGTCTCCGATTCGCAAACCTTATCCGTCTGACGTCAGCGACGAAGAATGGTCGCTGGTTGCGCCTTATCTGACGCTCATGGACGAAGGCGCGCCGCAGCGTCAACATTCGCTGCGCGAGCTGTTCAACGGCCTGCGTTACGTGCTGCGCTACGGCATCGCCTGGCGCGCCATGCCCAACGATCTGCCGCCATGGTTCGCCGTGTATCAGCAATCGCAGCGCTGGCTGTCGGCGGGCGTGTTCGAGGCGCTTGCGCAGGATCTGCGCGCCCAGTTGCGCGTCGCTTCCGGGCGGGCGGCGGAGCCGACGGCGGCGATCATCGACAGCCGCACCTTGCGCTCGACCCCTGAGAGCGGCCCACGAGCGGGCTATGACGGCGCGAAGCGAAAGCGCGGCTCGAAGCTGCACATGGCAGTCGACACATTGGGCCATTTGCTGGCGTTGCATGTCACGCCGGCGAATGTCGATGACCGCGCCGAGGTCGGCAAGCTCATCGCAGCCGTGCAGGATGTGACAGGCGAAAGCGTCGAACTCGTTTATGTCGATCAGGGCTACACCGGCGAAAAGGCGTCCGAGGCGGCGAAGGCGCAAGGCGCCGAACTGTGCGTCGTCAAACTTGCCGAAGCGAAGAAGGGCTTCGTGTTGCTGCCCAAGCGCTGGGTGGTCGAGCGTTCATTCGCCTGGGCGACGCGATGCAGGCGGCTCGTCAAAGACTACGAGCGCTATGCTCAGACCCTCGCAGGACTCCACGTCGTCGCCTTCGCATGTCTCATGCTCAAGCGCGCAGCAGATTTCATGATCCAAGGTGCATAA
- a CDS encoding HK97 gp10 family phage protein yields MKISLGEMAARLITMDRDVGAAMEAAVVKGCKMIERKAKAQIGHLQPFWPPLAQSTQDERVRLGYAANKPLLRTGELKRSIQMAAPYRDGNRVFGYVFSDSEIAVYQELGTKTIPPRSFIKTAADGQAHLVAQMAAKMVVHAMVHGGKEYHLWKHVMHSFHRAGEKLKEAIPDDGDGEE; encoded by the coding sequence GTGAAGATTTCGCTTGGCGAGATGGCCGCTCGGTTGATCACGATGGATCGCGACGTCGGCGCGGCGATGGAAGCCGCCGTCGTGAAGGGCTGCAAAATGATCGAGAGGAAGGCCAAGGCGCAAATTGGCCATCTCCAGCCTTTTTGGCCGCCTCTCGCCCAGTCGACGCAGGATGAGCGCGTTCGGCTTGGCTATGCAGCGAATAAGCCGCTGTTGCGCACGGGCGAGCTGAAGCGGTCGATCCAGATGGCCGCGCCCTATCGCGACGGAAATCGAGTCTTCGGCTACGTCTTCTCGGACAGCGAGATCGCGGTCTATCAGGAGCTCGGAACGAAGACGATCCCGCCTCGCTCATTCATCAAGACCGCCGCAGATGGGCAGGCGCACCTTGTCGCGCAAATGGCCGCGAAGATGGTTGTGCACGCCATGGTGCATGGCGGCAAAGAATACCACCTGTGGAAGCACGTTATGCATTCATTCCACAGGGCCGGCGAGAAGCTGAAAGAGGCGATTCCGGACGACGGCGACGGCGAAGAGTAA
- a CDS encoding putative quinol monooxygenase: MVNFGILATMEAKPGKEDEVAAFLKSALPLVQAEPGTVAWFAVRFTPTSFAIFDVFPDQKARDAHLGGEVAKALMARAPELFDGPPEIERVDVLASKLS; the protein is encoded by the coding sequence ATGGTCAATTTCGGGATTTTGGCGACTATGGAGGCAAAGCCGGGAAAAGAGGATGAAGTCGCAGCCTTTCTGAAATCGGCGCTGCCGCTCGTGCAGGCCGAGCCCGGCACGGTCGCGTGGTTCGCGGTGCGTTTTACACCCACGAGTTTCGCCATATTTGACGTGTTTCCAGACCAAAAGGCCAGGGACGCGCATCTGGGCGGCGAAGTGGCGAAGGCACTTATGGCAAGAGCGCCAGAGCTTTTCGATGGTCCCCCGGAAATTGAACGGGTGGACGTGTTGGCGTCGAAGCTCAGTTGA
- a CDS encoding Ppx/GppA phosphatase family protein: MTLAAPTMVARPLSSWSQHTYAALDLGTNNCRLLIARPDRRPRRRNGDFLRVIDAFSRIVRLGEGLGRAGRISEEAIERTIAALEICRDKMEARGVTRARLVATQACRGAENGDEFVERVRERTGLELEVIDRETEARFAARGCGSLADPHAESVLLFDIGGGSTELVWLTRPSHRPDARGLHSWTSLELGVVTLAEHFGGKSVDAATFAAMKSHAQEALAHFVEATTGVRRCSRFHLLGTSGTVTTLAGVHLGLERYDRWRVDGLWMSDEDATRAIERLRDMNFEQRVANGCIGPQRADLVLAGCAIFEAIREMFPASRTRIADRGLREGMLLELMEADGALARA, from the coding sequence ATGACGCTCGCCGCGCCCACAATGGTCGCGCGCCCCCTCTCCTCCTGGAGCCAGCACACCTACGCCGCGCTCGATCTCGGCACCAACAATTGCCGCCTGCTGATCGCGCGGCCGGACAGGCGTCCCCGCCGGCGCAACGGCGACTTCCTGCGGGTCATCGACGCCTTCTCGCGCATCGTGCGTCTTGGCGAAGGGCTCGGCCGCGCCGGCCGGATCAGCGAGGAGGCCATCGAGCGCACCATCGCCGCGCTGGAAATCTGCCGCGACAAAATGGAGGCGCGCGGCGTCACCAGGGCTCGGCTCGTCGCGACCCAGGCCTGCCGCGGCGCCGAAAACGGCGACGAATTCGTCGAGCGCGTGCGCGAGCGGACGGGTCTCGAGCTCGAAGTCATCGACCGGGAAACCGAAGCGCGCTTCGCCGCGCGGGGCTGCGGGTCGCTTGCCGATCCCCACGCCGAGAGCGTGCTGCTGTTCGACATCGGCGGCGGCTCGACTGAACTCGTCTGGCTGACCCGCCCGTCGCACCGCCCCGACGCGCGCGGCCTGCACAGCTGGACGTCGCTCGAACTCGGCGTGGTGACGTTGGCCGAGCATTTCGGCGGCAAGAGCGTCGACGCCGCGACCTTCGCCGCCATGAAAAGTCACGCGCAGGAGGCTCTGGCGCATTTCGTCGAGGCGACTACTGGGGTGCGGCGCTGCTCGCGTTTCCATTTGCTCGGCACCTCCGGCACCGTCACGACCCTCGCCGGCGTCCATCTTGGCCTCGAGCGTTACGACCGCTGGCGCGTCGACGGTCTGTGGATGAGCGACGAGGACGCGACTCGGGCTATCGAGCGGCTGCGCGACATGAATTTCGAGCAGCGCGTGGCGAACGGCTGCATCGGCCCCCAGCGTGCGGACCTCGTTCTCGCCGGCTGCGCGATCTTCGAAGCGATCCGCGAGATGTTTCCGGCGAGTCGCACCCGCATCGCCGACCGCGGCCTGCGGGAAGGGATGCTGCTCGAACTGATGGAAGCTGACGGAGCGCTCGCCCGCGCCTGA
- a CDS encoding divergent polysaccharide deacetylase family protein, with amino-acid sequence MRFGFRLRALSLATGSMTDELNAPLGSGASRPKPAVAKPRRAFGAAAGGLVAIGALALYLAPRDPYGGEPHAVARIEPAKAPEPAPPLPPVAVAAAGEPAPPPAGREQISTVSEFEQLSGVKVTRSGASEGGTARIIRIEPPSGVRLTPAPDRRVVEKGRYGLLPKIGADGARPMDVYARPFVTAPSLKADAPRIALVIGGLGLNAATSADAIDQLPEGVTLAFAPYGAELDRLVASARARGHEALLQAPMEPFDYPQNNPGPHTLVTGAPDGGADDLQWLMSRFSGYAGVMNYLGGRYTADEQALSGALAEIAQRGLFFLDDRAAPQSLITALAPKFSLPHAKVDVVIDARNTPQSIDAALAQLETQARDKGVAIGFANAVPATISRVARFARDLERRGIALAPVSAALAPRGASGGTAADAGRGARR; translated from the coding sequence GTGCGATTCGGATTCCGGCTGCGCGCGCTTTCTCTTGCGACCGGCTCAATGACCGACGAACTGAACGCACCTCTCGGAAGCGGCGCTTCCCGACCGAAGCCGGCCGTCGCGAAACCGCGGCGCGCTTTTGGCGCGGCGGCGGGCGGCCTCGTCGCCATCGGGGCGCTCGCCCTTTATCTTGCGCCGCGCGACCCCTACGGCGGCGAACCCCACGCCGTCGCCCGCATCGAGCCTGCGAAGGCCCCGGAGCCCGCGCCGCCGCTCCCGCCCGTCGCCGTCGCCGCCGCCGGGGAGCCCGCCCCGCCGCCAGCCGGCCGCGAACAGATTTCCACCGTCAGTGAATTCGAGCAACTCTCGGGCGTGAAGGTGACGCGCAGCGGCGCCTCGGAGGGCGGAACCGCCCGCATCATCCGGATCGAGCCGCCGTCCGGCGTCAGGCTGACGCCGGCGCCGGACCGCCGCGTCGTCGAAAAGGGCCGTTACGGGCTGCTGCCGAAGATCGGCGCGGACGGCGCGCGGCCGATGGACGTCTATGCACGGCCCTTCGTCACCGCGCCGTCGCTGAAAGCCGATGCGCCGCGCATCGCGCTGGTCATCGGCGGCCTCGGGCTGAACGCCGCCACCTCGGCCGACGCGATCGACCAGTTGCCCGAGGGCGTCACCCTCGCCTTCGCGCCCTATGGGGCGGAGCTCGACCGTCTCGTCGCTTCCGCCCGCGCGCGCGGTCACGAGGCGCTGTTGCAGGCGCCGATGGAGCCCTTCGACTATCCGCAGAACAACCCCGGCCCGCATACGCTCGTCACCGGCGCGCCGGACGGCGGCGCCGACGATCTCCAGTGGCTGATGAGCCGCTTTTCGGGCTACGCCGGCGTCATGAACTATCTTGGCGGCCGCTATACGGCCGATGAGCAGGCGCTGTCCGGCGCCCTCGCGGAGATCGCGCAGCGCGGCCTTTTCTTTCTCGACGACCGCGCCGCGCCGCAGTCTCTCATAACGGCTCTCGCGCCGAAATTCTCGCTTCCGCACGCGAAGGTGGACGTGGTGATCGACGCGCGAAACACGCCGCAATCCATCGACGCGGCGTTGGCGCAACTCGAAACCCAGGCGCGCGACAAGGGCGTCGCCATCGGTTTCGCCAACGCCGTGCCCGCGACGATTTCCCGCGTCGCCCGCTTCGCCCGCGATCTCGAACGACGCGGCATTGCGCTCGCTCCTGTTTCGGCTGCGCTCGCGCCCAGGGGCGCCTCTGGCGGCACGGCTGCGGACGCCGGCCGGGGCGCACGCCGATGA
- a CDS encoding RNA pyrophosphohydrolase: MSGPKPHYRPCVGVALLNAQGLVFIGRRRGKGTFDVVAPPFLWQMPQGGIDEGETPYEAALRELHEETNVSSVELIAEAPRWLSYDLPPEANKRWTGKYLGQTQRWFALRFTGDESEIDIHYPGGGKHKPEFDEWRWEKLSHLPELIVPFKRPVYMEVLREFARYAKA, from the coding sequence ATGAGCGGACCGAAGCCCCATTACCGCCCCTGCGTCGGCGTGGCGCTGCTCAACGCGCAGGGCCTCGTCTTCATCGGCCGGCGGCGCGGCAAGGGAACGTTCGACGTCGTCGCCCCGCCCTTTCTGTGGCAGATGCCGCAGGGCGGCATCGACGAGGGCGAGACGCCCTATGAAGCTGCGCTGCGCGAACTCCATGAAGAGACCAATGTGTCGAGCGTGGAGCTGATCGCCGAGGCGCCGCGCTGGCTGAGCTATGACCTGCCGCCGGAGGCCAACAAGCGCTGGACCGGCAAATATCTCGGCCAGACGCAACGCTGGTTCGCGCTGCGCTTCACCGGCGACGAGAGCGAGATCGACATTCATTATCCCGGTGGGGGCAAACACAAGCCGGAATTCGACGAATGGCGCTGGGAGAAACTCTCGCACTTGCCCGAACTGATCGTGCCGTTCAAGCGTCCTGTCTATATGGAAGTCCTGAGAGAGTTCGCGCGTTACGCCAAGGCGTGA
- a CDS encoding CatA-like O-acetyltransferase gives MSGRHEEPPVCRAIDLATYPRRRHYDYFRAFDVPVNSRTVQIDITRLRRHVSAQGLRFFVTLSFLLTRAANEIPELRHRIEDEILVEFDKVLPSFTVLDHENVLNFAKGVYSGCFTTDYAVNIDRIERAKRGLDQSDAPERQCQIFITNVPWFSFTSIHHPYSRHNASIPLFSVGKVYEEGSKAKVPLGLQSNHALVDGYHIGRFVELFTAFCADPESALRA, from the coding sequence ATGTCGGGGCGACATGAAGAGCCGCCGGTTTGCAGAGCGATCGATCTTGCGACCTATCCGCGCCGGAGGCATTACGATTACTTTCGCGCCTTCGATGTGCCGGTGAACTCGAGAACCGTGCAGATCGACATCACGCGGCTCCGGCGCCATGTCTCGGCGCAAGGACTGCGTTTCTTCGTCACCCTCAGCTTTCTGCTGACCAGGGCGGCGAATGAGATTCCCGAACTCAGGCACAGGATAGAAGACGAGATTCTGGTGGAGTTCGACAAGGTGCTGCCTTCTTTCACGGTGCTGGACCATGAAAACGTCCTGAATTTCGCCAAGGGCGTTTACAGCGGCTGCTTCACGACGGATTACGCGGTCAATATCGATCGGATCGAGCGGGCGAAGAGGGGGCTTGACCAGAGCGACGCGCCGGAGCGGCAGTGTCAGATTTTCATCACCAACGTGCCGTGGTTCAGTTTTACGTCAATTCATCATCCCTATTCGCGACACAATGCGTCCATCCCCCTTTTCAGCGTCGGAAAGGTCTACGAGGAAGGGTCGAAAGCGAAAGTCCCGCTCGGCTTGCAGTCCAATCACGCGCTCGTCGACGGCTATCACATCGGACGCTTCGTCGAGCTTTTCACCGCCTTTTGCGCCGATCCGGAATCAGCGCTGCGCGCGTGA
- a CDS encoding S1C family serine protease — MQKAPTLYVHVFALALLSTTVCAREKGGVRFMEPYAVEGLGVGAPVVPGSWQYRRYKCQPSEQYQSSIVCRFNEMKDGASNAITILHLYNNIVTYINKSVSPAFFTRQEIERELTRLSTQFGNAPQIRMSRAGVIATWGDIELQPLHPRALSALAGGDNPKLGFLVDYLMNFHQSAREGLPVYRLAGGKGFVWVARFARPGQNGMLRFLAADPSRMEQTSAQFHPVGEEPAEPPPPAPGVSRVPGPESKQDATSWGSGFFISASGSVVTNAHVVEGCDRPWIIAGSGAPEPARVIARDSANDLALLKSEIKPPSTASLRAGVRIGEEIAVFGYPLVGLLSTKGNFTVGNVSALAGLNDDTRYIQISAPVQPGNSGGPVLDRNGGVIGVVVSKLNVLKIAATTQDVAQNVNFAIKATVLMNFLDVNGVRYATSNATQPMASADLAEHAKAMSTLVRCDR; from the coding sequence TTGCAAAAGGCGCCGACACTATATGTTCACGTTTTCGCGCTCGCCCTGCTGTCGACGACCGTTTGCGCGAGGGAAAAGGGCGGCGTTCGATTCATGGAGCCCTATGCGGTCGAAGGATTGGGCGTTGGAGCCCCTGTCGTCCCCGGCTCATGGCAGTACAGACGATATAAATGTCAGCCGAGCGAACAATATCAGAGTTCGATCGTCTGCCGCTTCAACGAAATGAAGGACGGCGCCAGCAATGCGATCACAATTCTGCATCTCTACAACAACATCGTCACATATATAAATAAATCGGTTTCGCCCGCCTTTTTCACCCGACAAGAAATCGAGCGCGAACTGACGCGGCTTTCGACCCAGTTCGGGAACGCGCCGCAAATTCGCATGTCACGCGCCGGCGTGATCGCGACATGGGGCGACATCGAACTTCAGCCGTTGCATCCGCGCGCTTTGTCCGCGCTGGCCGGCGGGGACAATCCGAAACTCGGATTCCTCGTCGATTACCTCATGAATTTTCATCAGTCCGCAAGAGAGGGCCTTCCCGTCTACAGGCTTGCAGGTGGCAAGGGCTTCGTCTGGGTCGCCAGATTCGCGAGGCCGGGGCAGAATGGAATGCTCCGTTTTCTCGCGGCGGACCCTTCCCGGATGGAACAGACCTCCGCGCAGTTTCATCCTGTAGGAGAGGAGCCCGCCGAACCGCCGCCGCCAGCGCCGGGGGTTTCTCGTGTCCCGGGGCCGGAATCGAAGCAGGACGCCACGTCGTGGGGCTCGGGATTTTTCATTTCCGCTTCGGGGAGCGTCGTCACCAACGCCCATGTCGTCGAGGGCTGCGACAGGCCCTGGATCATTGCCGGATCGGGAGCGCCTGAACCCGCGCGCGTAATCGCCCGCGACAGCGCAAATGATCTCGCCCTGCTCAAAAGCGAAATAAAGCCTCCCTCGACGGCGTCGCTGCGCGCCGGCGTCAGGATCGGCGAGGAGATCGCCGTATTCGGCTATCCGCTGGTCGGCCTTCTCTCGACAAAAGGAAATTTCACGGTCGGAAATGTCTCTGCGCTCGCGGGCCTGAACGACGACACGCGATACATCCAGATTTCCGCGCCGGTGCAGCCGGGCAACAGCGGCGGCCCCGTGCTCGACCGGAATGGCGGCGTGATCGGCGTGGTCGTCAGCAAGCTCAATGTCCTCAAGATCGCGGCGACGACGCAGGACGTGGCCCAGAACGTCAATTTTGCGATCAAGGCGACGGTGCTGATGAATTTTCTCGACGTCAACGGCGTGCGCTACGCGACTTCGAACGCGACGCAGCCCATGGCCTCAGCCGATCTCGCCGAACACGCGAAAGCGATGTCGACGCTCGTCCGGTGCGACAGGTAG